A single genomic interval of Mycolicibacterium sp. MU0053 harbors:
- a CDS encoding RND family transporter: MTAPVDEPATEPNPITRPKRAWLPRLIRLFALPIILAWIVIVALLNTAVPQLEVVSKQRAVSMSPQDAPSMIAMKRIGTTFEEYDTSSSVMVVLEGEDKLGIEALAFYEQMVRDLRADTEHVQYVQDLWSDSFTAAGAQSVDGKAAYTQVYIAGDQGETLANKSVQSVRDIVVRHPTPPGVDVYVTGAAATMTDQNAVGDKSMRTIETLTFGLIVVMLLVIYRSITTSLVLLSMLAMGLLGARGLIAFLGHHNVFGLTTFATNLVVTLTIATAVDYGIFLVGRYQEARRSGEDRVSAYYTMFHGTAHVVAASGLTIAGATFCLNFTRLPYFESMGYPMSVAMVFGIVIALTFGPAMISLVSRFGNVLEPKAKTSTRAWRRIGTSTVRWPGAFLVIALAGCLVGLLALPGYHTTYNDRLFLPDDIPANVGYAAATRHFSEARMNPDVLMVETDRDLRNPAGFLMIDKIAKALAGVEGIAQVQAITRPDGKPIEHTTIPYMIGQQGVGQLMANDYQQRVIDNILAQADEMQNTVDSMETMHSITVELSEVTRRMADKMGDTSVTLQEVRDHLANFDDFFRPIRNYFYFEPHCYNIPVCWAMRSIFETIDGMSTMSDDFQDMVPDLDRMADLTLQMTAVMPAMIQSMKNQKQMMLNQYQVQKAQQDLTMAQQEDSSAMGEAFDEALNDDSFYVPPEAFTNADFIRGMDLMMSPDGHAVRFTIIHQGDPLTEEGISRIEPLKKAAAAAIKGTPLEGSLVYAGGTAAMFDDMQEGADYDLLIAVTAALMLILVIMMIITRALVAALVIVGTVALSLGTAFGMSVVLWQHVIGLPLHWMVLPMSVIVLVAVGADYNLLLVSRMKEEVHAGLRTGIIRAMAGSGPVVTAAGLVFAFTMATMAVSDLIVIGQVGTTIAIGLIFDTFVIRGLMTPSLATLLGRWFWWPLQVRPRPRPSPWPQPVQREPEDAVT, from the coding sequence ATGACCGCACCGGTCGACGAACCCGCGACAGAACCGAACCCCATCACCCGACCGAAGCGGGCATGGCTGCCGCGGCTGATCCGGCTCTTCGCACTGCCGATCATCTTGGCGTGGATTGTCATCGTCGCTTTGCTCAACACCGCGGTGCCGCAACTGGAGGTGGTGAGCAAGCAGCGCGCGGTCTCGATGAGTCCGCAGGATGCGCCGTCGATGATCGCGATGAAGCGCATCGGTACCACGTTCGAGGAGTACGACACCAGCAGTTCGGTGATGGTGGTGCTCGAGGGCGAGGACAAGCTGGGAATCGAAGCGCTCGCGTTCTATGAGCAGATGGTCCGCGACCTGCGCGCGGACACCGAACACGTCCAGTACGTGCAGGACCTCTGGTCCGACTCATTCACCGCGGCCGGCGCGCAGAGCGTCGACGGCAAGGCCGCCTACACCCAGGTCTATATCGCCGGCGACCAAGGCGAGACCTTGGCCAACAAGTCGGTGCAGTCCGTCCGCGACATCGTCGTAAGGCACCCGACGCCCCCAGGGGTGGACGTGTACGTGACGGGCGCGGCAGCGACGATGACAGATCAGAACGCCGTGGGCGACAAGAGCATGCGGACGATCGAAACGCTCACCTTCGGTCTCATCGTGGTCATGCTGTTGGTGATCTACCGGTCCATAACAACGAGTTTGGTCCTGCTCAGCATGCTTGCCATGGGACTGCTGGGCGCGCGCGGATTGATCGCCTTCTTGGGCCATCACAACGTTTTTGGGCTGACGACCTTCGCCACCAACCTGGTGGTCACCCTGACCATCGCGACGGCGGTCGACTACGGGATCTTCCTGGTCGGCCGCTATCAGGAGGCGCGCCGATCCGGTGAGGACCGAGTATCGGCGTACTACACGATGTTTCACGGGACCGCGCACGTGGTGGCGGCTTCCGGATTGACCATCGCCGGTGCCACCTTCTGCCTGAACTTCACCCGGCTGCCCTACTTCGAGAGCATGGGCTATCCGATGTCCGTGGCGATGGTGTTCGGCATCGTGATCGCCTTGACGTTCGGTCCCGCGATGATCTCGTTGGTTAGTCGGTTCGGCAACGTGCTGGAGCCCAAGGCCAAGACGTCGACCCGGGCGTGGCGTCGGATCGGCACCTCGACCGTCCGCTGGCCCGGTGCGTTCTTGGTGATCGCCCTCGCGGGATGCCTGGTCGGCCTGCTTGCGCTGCCCGGTTATCACACGACCTACAACGACCGGCTGTTTCTGCCCGACGACATACCGGCAAACGTCGGTTACGCGGCGGCGACTCGGCATTTCTCCGAGGCCCGGATGAACCCGGACGTGTTGATGGTCGAGACCGACCGCGATCTGCGAAACCCCGCAGGGTTCCTGATGATCGACAAGATCGCGAAGGCGCTCGCGGGCGTCGAGGGAATTGCCCAGGTGCAGGCCATCACCCGGCCCGATGGCAAGCCGATCGAACATACGACCATCCCGTACATGATCGGCCAGCAGGGCGTCGGCCAGCTGATGGCCAACGACTACCAACAGCGCGTCATCGACAACATCTTGGCTCAGGCCGACGAGATGCAGAACACCGTCGACTCCATGGAGACAATGCATTCCATCACCGTGGAACTGTCCGAGGTTACGCGGCGCATGGCTGACAAGATGGGCGACACTTCCGTAACCTTGCAAGAGGTGCGCGATCACTTGGCCAACTTCGACGACTTTTTCCGCCCGATACGCAACTACTTCTACTTCGAGCCACACTGTTACAACATTCCGGTCTGTTGGGCCATGCGTTCGATTTTCGAAACGATCGACGGGATGTCGACGATGTCCGACGACTTCCAAGACATGGTGCCGGACCTCGACCGGATGGCCGATCTGACGCTGCAGATGACCGCCGTGATGCCGGCGATGATCCAGTCGATGAAAAACCAGAAGCAGATGATGCTGAACCAGTATCAGGTCCAGAAGGCTCAGCAGGACCTGACGATGGCACAGCAGGAAGACAGCTCCGCAATGGGCGAGGCGTTCGACGAAGCCCTGAACGACGACTCGTTCTACGTTCCGCCGGAAGCATTCACCAACGCCGACTTCATCCGCGGCATGGATCTGATGATGTCACCGGATGGGCATGCCGTCCGGTTCACCATCATTCACCAGGGTGACCCGCTGACCGAAGAGGGCATCTCCCGCATCGAACCGCTCAAAAAGGCTGCGGCTGCGGCGATCAAGGGGACTCCACTGGAAGGCTCCCTGGTCTACGCCGGCGGCACCGCGGCGATGTTCGACGACATGCAGGAAGGCGCGGATTACGACCTGCTCATCGCGGTCACCGCGGCCCTCATGTTGATCCTCGTCATCATGATGATCATCACCCGGGCCTTGGTGGCCGCGCTGGTCATCGTCGGCACCGTGGCGCTGAGCTTGGGCACCGCATTCGGGATGTCGGTGGTGCTGTGGCAACACGTCATCGGACTTCCCCTGCACTGGATGGTGCTACCGATGTCGGTCATCGTTCTGGTGGCCGTCGGCGCGGACTACAACCTGCTGCTGGTATCGAGAATGAAGGAGGAAGTCCACGCCGGATTGCGCACCGGCATCATCCGCGCCATGGCCGGCAGCGGCCCCGTGGTGACGGCCGCCGGCCTGGTGTTCGCCTTCACGATGGCGACAATGGCGGTCAGCGATCTGATCGTCATCGGCCAGGTCGGCACCACGATCGCGATAGGCCTGATCTTCGACACCTTCGTGATCAGAGGGTTGATGACACCGTCGCTCGCCACCCTGCTCGGACGCTGGTTCTGGTGGCCGCTGCAGGTGCGTCCGCGGCCGCGGCCGTCGCCGTGGCCCCAGCCGGTCCAGCGTGAGCCAGAGGATGCGGTGACCTGA
- a CDS encoding MmpS family transport accessory protein — MKLIMRVWLPAMIVVAAVVGFLTVSQLRTVFGSEPVLVTPIGADTAEKFIPKVVTYEVFGSGTAVVNYLDLDGKPVRAGTVALPWTLTLETTAPSVAPNIIAQTDGQTITCRITVDDEIKDEKMVTGVNAQTFCLVKSA, encoded by the coding sequence ATGAAGCTGATCATGCGCGTCTGGCTACCGGCCATGATCGTCGTCGCGGCGGTAGTCGGCTTTCTCACGGTGTCGCAGCTGCGGACGGTATTCGGTTCCGAACCGGTCCTGGTGACGCCGATCGGCGCGGACACCGCGGAGAAGTTCATCCCCAAGGTCGTGACCTACGAGGTGTTCGGTTCGGGCACCGCAGTGGTCAACTATCTCGACCTCGACGGCAAGCCGGTGCGCGCCGGAACCGTGGCGCTGCCGTGGACCTTGACGCTGGAGACCACGGCACCGTCGGTCGCGCCGAACATCATTGCCCAAACCGACGGGCAGACGATCACCTGCCGGATCACCGTGGACGACGAAATCAAGGATGAAAAGATGGTCACGGGTGTCAACGCCCAGACGTTCTGTTTGGTGAAGTCCGCATGA
- a CDS encoding TetR/AcrR family transcriptional regulator, translating to MGRITLGSVTAHESPGRPLRKDAERNRRRVLAAARDLFAARGLEPNLNDVAHHAGVGVGTVYRRFGTKDELLEAIFVDGLDQLTELAEAGLRRDDPWDGFAWFVEQMCELTATDRGLREIAFSKTYGGDRVIAAQERLGPIVAKLVERAQLAGSLRADISATDMPIISLIGGMVSEFAGHVDNHLWRRFTALLLDGMRCSNSNPPLPVPALDDQGLDAAMHAWEP from the coding sequence GTGGGTCGCATTACACTCGGATCGGTGACCGCGCATGAGTCCCCAGGTCGCCCGCTGCGTAAAGATGCCGAGCGCAATCGCAGACGGGTGCTCGCGGCGGCCCGTGATCTGTTCGCGGCCAGGGGCTTGGAACCCAACCTCAACGACGTCGCCCACCACGCCGGAGTTGGGGTGGGGACGGTGTACCGGCGGTTCGGCACCAAGGACGAACTGCTCGAAGCGATCTTCGTCGACGGCCTGGACCAACTCACCGAGCTTGCCGAAGCCGGCCTGCGCCGCGACGACCCCTGGGACGGCTTTGCGTGGTTCGTCGAGCAGATGTGTGAGCTCACCGCCACCGACCGCGGCCTTCGGGAGATCGCGTTCAGCAAGACATACGGCGGCGATCGAGTGATCGCGGCGCAGGAACGGCTCGGTCCGATAGTCGCGAAACTGGTTGAGCGAGCCCAACTCGCCGGGAGCCTGCGTGCGGACATCTCGGCCACCGACATGCCGATCATCAGCCTGATCGGCGGCATGGTCAGCGAGTTCGCGGGACACGTCGACAACCATCTGTGGCGTCGGTTCACCGCGCTGCTGCTGGACGGGATGCGCTGCAGCAACAGTAATCCGCCGTTGCCGGTGCCCGCGCTGGACGATCAGGGTCTCGACGCGGCGATGCACGCCTGGGAGCCCTAG
- a CDS encoding DUF2563 family protein, which produces MFVDVEQMRAGANKSYAASGFADEGVHALSRGRVGSGMFGDFAAAELFQTAVSGAHSQHVDKLRNQERRLGVLGDKTHVTASCFVDMERRNTEALEAVQWSLTQG; this is translated from the coding sequence GTGTTCGTCGACGTCGAGCAGATGCGTGCCGGGGCCAACAAGTCCTACGCCGCCTCCGGGTTCGCCGACGAGGGTGTCCACGCGCTGTCGCGGGGGCGGGTGGGATCCGGGATGTTCGGCGACTTCGCCGCGGCCGAGCTGTTTCAGACGGCGGTCAGCGGGGCGCACAGCCAACACGTCGACAAGCTGCGCAACCAGGAACGACGCCTCGGGGTGCTCGGCGACAAAACGCACGTCACGGCATCGTGTTTCGTTGACATGGAACGACGGAACACCGAAGCCCTCGAAGCGGTCCAGTGGTCGCTTACCCAAGGCTGA
- a CDS encoding acyl carrier protein → MGAQRTSGWPNFRCVRSPVMASTAHLTVSNSLSEIFCDDLNINSNRINRDSRLVNDVGLDWLGFAIAAAAIEAKLNIILTEQDFVGANTIGELDDILDAKTGGGIR, encoded by the coding sequence ATCGGCGCGCAACGTACGTCTGGTTGGCCCAATTTTCGTTGTGTACGGTCCCCCGTCATGGCGTCAACAGCACACCTGACAGTGAGTAACTCGCTTTCCGAAATCTTTTGCGATGACCTGAATATCAATTCAAACCGGATCAACCGGGACTCCCGACTGGTGAACGATGTCGGGCTGGACTGGCTGGGCTTCGCCATCGCGGCCGCAGCGATCGAGGCCAAGCTCAACATCATTCTGACTGAGCAGGACTTCGTGGGCGCCAACACAATCGGCGAACTCGATGACATTCTGGATGCGAAAACCGGTGGGGGAATCCGATGA
- the mbtM gene encoding long-chain-fatty acid--ACP ligase MbtM: MSRLVEHMTSALTSSPHDVHVLGPDNESWTAHSWGEVHVRAENFAEAIHDHGPAEAVALIGEPSIELLSAIFGSWLAGASVALLPGPVRGADPAQWSQATLNRCRDIGVSSVYSHGARLADLQFSDARGHVHDVSALAHPRRSTTLRPASTERPAILQGTAGSTGTPKTARLSHEAVLANVSGITERVGMHRDRDCGLSWLPLYHDMGLIFLLTTAMSGLPAWQAPTSAFSAMPFRWLGWLDHSRATLTAAPNFAYNVLGKYARRLPDCDLSAVRFALNGGEPVDCAGMVRFASELGRFGFDGGALSPAYGMAESTCAVSITPPGDGLLVDEVRVDTAEGEKVQRHAILGNAVRGMEIRIEPVDFPVAEAAGRDAGEVQVRGESMMTGYLGDAPHDATSWFGTGDLGYFTDDGLVVCGRVKELIHIAGRNVFPSEIERIAGQVPGVREGSVVAVGSAEKSARPGLVIAAEFRGGDEEETRTTLVRKVASECGVVPAKVLFVEPGTLPRTSSGKLRRLEVQQTLVADRG; encoded by the coding sequence ATGAGTAGGCTCGTTGAACACATGACGTCGGCACTGACGTCGTCACCTCACGACGTGCACGTGCTCGGTCCCGACAACGAGTCGTGGACAGCGCACTCGTGGGGTGAAGTGCACGTTCGTGCCGAGAACTTCGCCGAGGCCATACACGACCACGGTCCGGCGGAAGCCGTTGCGCTGATTGGTGAACCGAGCATCGAACTGTTATCGGCGATATTCGGCAGCTGGTTGGCCGGCGCCAGCGTGGCACTGTTGCCCGGGCCCGTGCGCGGCGCCGATCCAGCGCAGTGGTCCCAAGCCACGCTGAACCGCTGTCGAGACATCGGGGTCTCATCGGTGTACAGCCATGGTGCGCGACTGGCTGACCTGCAGTTCAGCGATGCCCGCGGTCATGTGCACGATGTCAGCGCCCTCGCCCATCCGCGTCGTTCGACCACGCTGCGCCCAGCCTCAACCGAGCGTCCGGCGATCTTGCAGGGCACCGCCGGTTCCACCGGGACTCCGAAGACCGCCCGACTTTCTCACGAGGCCGTGTTGGCCAATGTCAGTGGCATCACCGAGCGGGTGGGCATGCACCGCGACCGCGATTGCGGCCTTTCCTGGTTGCCGCTCTATCACGACATGGGTCTGATCTTCCTGCTGACCACCGCGATGTCGGGGTTGCCCGCGTGGCAGGCACCCACCTCGGCGTTTTCCGCCATGCCGTTCCGCTGGCTCGGCTGGCTCGACCACAGCCGCGCGACCCTGACCGCGGCACCGAATTTCGCTTACAACGTGCTCGGAAAGTACGCCCGCCGGTTGCCCGATTGCGACCTCAGTGCGGTGCGATTCGCCCTCAACGGGGGCGAACCCGTGGACTGCGCCGGCATGGTCCGGTTCGCGTCGGAACTGGGCCGGTTCGGCTTCGACGGGGGCGCGCTGTCACCGGCCTACGGGATGGCGGAGTCCACCTGCGCGGTGTCGATCACCCCGCCCGGCGACGGCCTGCTGGTCGACGAGGTCCGCGTTGACACCGCGGAGGGCGAGAAAGTGCAACGGCATGCCATTCTCGGTAACGCCGTGCGGGGCATGGAAATTCGGATCGAACCCGTGGACTTTCCCGTTGCCGAGGCCGCGGGGCGCGACGCGGGTGAGGTCCAGGTCCGCGGCGAGTCGATGATGACCGGCTATCTCGGCGATGCACCGCATGACGCCACGAGTTGGTTCGGGACCGGCGATCTCGGCTATTTCACCGACGACGGACTTGTGGTCTGCGGACGGGTCAAGGAACTCATTCACATCGCGGGCCGCAATGTGTTTCCCAGCGAGATCGAACGGATCGCCGGCCAGGTACCCGGTGTGCGCGAAGGCTCCGTGGTCGCGGTCGGGTCGGCCGAGAAGAGCGCCCGTCCGGGACTGGTCATCGCCGCAGAGTTCCGTGGCGGCGACGAGGAAGAAACCCGAACCACGCTGGTGCGCAAGGTGGCTTCCGAATGTGGCGTGGTGCCCGCCAAGGTGCTGTTCGTGGAGCCGGGGACGCTGCCGCGAACGTCGTCGGGCAAGTTACGCCGGCTCGAGGTCCAGCAGACCTTGGTGGCCGATCGCGGCTAA
- a CDS encoding mycothiol transferase, producing MTDTPNAPVQELLRDAFTRLVEHSDELTDGLTDEVSFYRPTPEANSIAWLIWHSARGQDLQVADIAGVEQVWTAQGWVDRFGLDLPRDAMGYGHSSADVGKVRASAELLAGYYRAVHAMTLDYVDTLTDGELARVVDDNWDPPVTASVRLVSVIDDCAQHLGQAAYLRGIAPSGT from the coding sequence ATGACAGACACCCCTAACGCACCGGTGCAGGAACTGTTGCGCGACGCATTCACTCGGCTTGTCGAGCATTCCGACGAGCTGACCGACGGGCTCACGGACGAGGTTTCGTTCTACCGCCCGACCCCGGAGGCCAACAGCATCGCCTGGCTGATCTGGCACAGCGCCCGCGGCCAGGATCTCCAGGTCGCCGACATCGCCGGCGTGGAGCAGGTGTGGACCGCGCAAGGCTGGGTCGACCGATTCGGACTGGACCTGCCGCGCGACGCCATGGGCTACGGGCACTCCAGCGCCGACGTCGGCAAGGTCCGCGCCAGCGCGGAATTACTCGCCGGGTATTACCGTGCCGTGCACGCGATGACGCTCGACTACGTCGACACCCTCACCGATGGCGAGCTGGCGCGCGTCGTCGACGACAACTGGGATCCGCCGGTGACCGCCAGTGTGCGGTTGGTCAGCGTGATCGACGACTGCGCACAGCATCTGGGTCAGGCCGCCTACCTACGCGGAATCGCGCCCTCAGGTACTTAG
- a CDS encoding DUF2563 family protein encodes MYVNTAGLRAGGTGSYNSADHAHQSAGTLSRTAVTSGIFGTFSEAKAFGRRVLGVHSHHVGLIEHHTEQLGKIGDHARCVATGFDDMERRNEAQIRAVRDAF; translated from the coding sequence ATGTACGTCAACACCGCGGGCTTGCGCGCCGGGGGCACCGGCTCGTACAACTCCGCCGACCACGCGCATCAAAGCGCAGGCACGCTGTCCCGCACTGCGGTGACGTCGGGAATCTTCGGCACCTTCTCCGAGGCCAAAGCTTTCGGGCGAAGGGTCCTCGGCGTTCACTCACACCATGTGGGCCTGATCGAGCACCACACCGAGCAGCTCGGCAAGATCGGCGACCACGCCCGCTGCGTGGCCACGGGCTTCGACGACATGGAACGGCGCAACGAGGCGCAGATCCGCGCCGTCCGCGACGCGTTCTAA
- a CDS encoding VOC family protein: MIDHFGINCRDWARAQEFYDRVLGVLGYSRQLDYQVAIGYGRDGHPAFWIGDAAAGAVDGPNREVHIAFQAADADAVLAFYEAALDLGAESLHEPRLWPEYHDKYYGAFVRDPDGNNVEAVFHGGVSA; the protein is encoded by the coding sequence ATGATCGATCACTTCGGAATAAACTGCCGGGACTGGGCCCGCGCGCAGGAGTTCTATGACCGGGTGCTCGGGGTGCTCGGCTACAGCCGACAGCTGGATTATCAGGTGGCCATCGGTTACGGCCGCGACGGGCACCCGGCGTTCTGGATCGGCGATGCTGCCGCCGGTGCCGTCGATGGGCCGAACCGCGAGGTGCACATCGCGTTTCAGGCCGCCGACGCCGACGCGGTGCTCGCGTTCTACGAGGCCGCGCTGGACCTGGGCGCGGAGTCGTTGCACGAACCACGGCTGTGGCCCGAGTATCACGACAAGTACTACGGCGCCTTCGTGCGCGACCCGGACGGCAACAACGTCGAGGCCGTCTTCCACGGCGGAGTTTCGGCTTAG
- a CDS encoding N-acyl-D-amino-acid deacylase family protein has translation MTNVAPFDLVIRNGTVVDGLGNPTQVADVAVRDGVIAEVGTVTAPGTREIDADGLLVTPGFVDLHTHYDGQAIWSDRLTPSSAHGVTTAVMGNCGVGFAPCRPADHAVLVDVMAGVEDIPGVVMVDGLPWTWETFPEFLDALDARRRDIDVAAFLPHSPLRVYVMGRRGVDLEAASTEDLALMRKLAAEAVQVGALGFATSRFTIHKTESGRPIPSYDAGHAEIEAIAQGMVDAGGGLIQFVPDLVAGDYQPVLQTVFDVAADVGLPVTFTLAIGNAGPPFFRDALAMVEKANADGGDITAQIYPRPIGLVLGLELSGNPFVLYPSYQEIAQLPLPQRVAEMRKPEVRQRILSDSPGEGHPLMFAAQLWDWMFPLGDPPNYEPDPADSIGARARARGVSPLEEAYDRVLDDDGHAMLLVTLANYRDSSLDTVAELIRRDDVVLGLGDGGAHYGMICDASFPTYMLTHWVRDRAAARLSIADAVRELTSVPARVAGLRDRGRIAKGYKADLNVIDAERIRLHRPVVVHDLPAGGRRLDQTADGYVATIVAGEVIAENGVPTNARPGKLIRGRQPEPEGAA, from the coding sequence ATGACAAACGTCGCCCCCTTCGATCTCGTCATCCGCAACGGCACCGTCGTCGACGGGTTGGGCAATCCAACTCAGGTGGCCGATGTCGCCGTCCGGGACGGGGTGATCGCTGAGGTGGGCACGGTCACCGCCCCGGGCACGCGCGAGATCGACGCCGACGGCCTGCTGGTCACGCCGGGTTTTGTCGATCTGCACACGCACTACGACGGGCAGGCGATCTGGAGCGACCGGCTCACGCCCTCGTCCGCGCACGGGGTCACCACCGCGGTGATGGGCAACTGCGGGGTCGGGTTCGCGCCATGTCGGCCGGCGGACCACGCGGTCCTCGTCGACGTGATGGCCGGGGTCGAGGACATCCCCGGAGTGGTGATGGTCGACGGTCTGCCGTGGACCTGGGAGACGTTCCCCGAGTTCCTCGACGCGCTCGACGCGCGACGCCGGGACATCGACGTGGCCGCGTTCCTGCCGCACTCGCCACTACGGGTGTACGTGATGGGCCGGCGCGGTGTCGACCTGGAGGCGGCGAGCACCGAGGATCTGGCCCTGATGCGCAAGCTGGCGGCCGAGGCCGTTCAGGTCGGCGCGTTGGGGTTCGCGACGTCGCGCTTCACCATTCACAAGACCGAGAGCGGGCGACCGATCCCCAGCTACGACGCCGGCCACGCGGAGATCGAGGCAATCGCCCAGGGCATGGTCGACGCCGGCGGCGGACTGATTCAATTCGTCCCCGACCTGGTCGCCGGCGACTATCAGCCCGTCCTGCAGACGGTCTTCGACGTGGCCGCCGACGTCGGCCTCCCGGTGACGTTCACGCTCGCCATCGGCAACGCCGGACCGCCGTTCTTCCGGGACGCCTTGGCCATGGTGGAGAAGGCCAACGCCGACGGCGGGGACATCACCGCACAGATCTATCCACGTCCCATCGGTCTGGTGCTGGGCCTGGAACTCTCGGGCAACCCATTCGTGCTGTATCCGAGCTACCAGGAAATCGCCCAACTGCCGCTGCCGCAGCGAGTGGCAGAGATGCGGAAACCAGAAGTGCGGCAACGTATTCTGTCCGACAGTCCGGGCGAAGGGCATCCGCTGATGTTCGCCGCGCAACTGTGGGATTGGATGTTCCCGCTGGGAGACCCGCCGAACTACGAGCCGGACCCCGCCGACAGTATCGGCGCCCGGGCGCGCGCTCGCGGCGTCAGCCCGCTCGAGGAGGCCTACGACCGCGTCCTCGACGACGACGGGCACGCGATGCTGCTGGTGACGCTGGCCAACTACCGCGACAGTTCCCTGGACACCGTCGCCGAACTGATCCGCCGCGACGACGTGGTGCTGGGTCTGGGCGACGGCGGGGCGCACTACGGCATGATCTGCGACGCGTCGTTCCCGACCTACATGCTGACGCACTGGGTGCGGGACCGCGCCGCGGCCCGGCTGTCGATCGCCGATGCGGTGCGCGAGCTCACCTCGGTGCCCGCGCGCGTCGCCGGGTTGCGCGACCGCGGCCGGATTGCCAAGGGCTACAAGGCCGATCTGAACGTGATCGATGCCGAACGAATCCGGCTGCATCGGCCCGTGGTGGTCCACGATCTGCCCGCCGGCGGCCGCCGCCTGGACCAGACCGCCGATGGGTATGTGGCGACCATCGTCGCCGGCGAGGTCATCGCCGAAAACGGTGTTCCCACCAACGCCCGGCCCGGCAAGCTCATCCGCGGCCGCCAACCCGAACCCGAAGGGGCAGCATGA
- a CDS encoding pyridoxamine 5'-phosphate oxidase family protein codes for MSSAVDLIRLTEALSGFDQAFLITTGDGGKPHTVMIEPVLVDGVLDAGAVGDRTTTNVAQHADVTLLWPPREPGGYALLVDGRAEPAKGGALRVVPTKALLHRKAAPGSPAAESGCLHDCVVFKA; via the coding sequence ATGAGTTCCGCGGTAGATCTGATCCGCCTCACCGAGGCGTTGTCCGGGTTCGATCAGGCCTTCCTGATCACCACCGGCGACGGCGGAAAACCGCACACCGTGATGATCGAACCCGTCCTGGTCGACGGCGTCCTCGACGCCGGTGCGGTGGGCGATCGCACCACCACCAACGTGGCCCAGCACGCCGACGTCACGCTGCTGTGGCCCCCGCGTGAGCCCGGCGGTTACGCGCTGCTGGTCGACGGCCGCGCCGAGCCCGCCAAAGGCGGTGCGCTGCGGGTGGTCCCGACCAAGGCGCTGCTGCACCGCAAGGCCGCACCCGGCTCGCCGGCCGCCGAAAGTGGCTGCCTGCACGACTGCGTCGTGTTCAAGGCCTAG
- a CDS encoding MBL fold metallo-hydrolase — MELLLLGTGSADGWPSPFCDCRSCRWALAAGEIRGQTAALIDDALMLDCGPEAPRAALRLGRNLAGVRQILFTHGHFDHVGPAALVMRQWAGPARPLEVFGPPEVLDQCRDWIGPADPIVLRTVHAGDELTLAGPRGDYTVRVLAAAHTGVRSGDAAVLYDVSSSGARLLWATDTGPLPVETSEAIAGAAFGAVFLEQTFGRKTDHGTDHHDLPAFENTLADLRKSGAVHDETDVIAVHLSHHNPPGPELDQALRRCGARAGRDGETVRVRTADAVAT, encoded by the coding sequence ATGGAACTGCTGCTGTTGGGCACCGGCAGCGCCGACGGCTGGCCCAGCCCGTTCTGCGACTGTCGTTCCTGTCGGTGGGCGCTGGCAGCGGGGGAGATTCGGGGACAGACCGCCGCACTGATCGACGACGCTCTGATGCTCGACTGCGGACCGGAGGCCCCGCGGGCCGCGCTGCGGCTGGGTCGCAACCTCGCCGGTGTGCGCCAAATCCTGTTCACCCACGGTCATTTCGACCATGTCGGACCCGCCGCGCTGGTCATGCGGCAGTGGGCGGGGCCCGCGCGGCCGCTCGAGGTGTTCGGGCCGCCGGAGGTGCTGGACCAGTGCCGCGACTGGATCGGGCCGGCCGATCCCATTGTCTTGCGTACGGTGCACGCCGGCGACGAGTTGACCTTGGCCGGCCCCCGGGGCGACTACACCGTGCGAGTGCTGGCCGCCGCGCACACGGGGGTCCGCAGCGGCGATGCCGCGGTGTTGTACGACGTATCCAGTTCGGGCGCAAGGTTATTGTGGGCCACCGACACCGGTCCACTGCCGGTCGAGACGTCCGAGGCCATCGCGGGCGCGGCGTTCGGCGCGGTGTTCCTGGAGCAGACCTTCGGTCGCAAGACCGACCACGGCACCGACCACCATGACCTTCCGGCGTTCGAGAACACGCTGGCCGACCTGCGCAAATCCGGTGCGGTCCACGACGAGACCGATGTCATCGCGGTGCATCTGAGCCACCACAATCCGCCGGGCCCCGAACTGGACCAGGCACTGCGGCGTTGCGGCGCGCGGGCCGGTCGCGACGGTGAGACCGTCAGGGTGCGCACGGCCGATGCGGTTGCCACTTAG